A genomic segment from Amycolatopsis camponoti encodes:
- a CDS encoding sensor histidine kinase, translating into MPGFLHSLTRIGSYRSLLHAAAGAAVAVPVTPFAFAAAVSVEVDSRVRALIALLALAVLMGLLGLLGPVRRLGIGLANTLLGTRVPAPEGRPDVASRLRSGLWLALHTAASGVLFTLLAFLGLGLLVPAVWLTGGQDTISLVWDGVPLGAWTIPFGLAVAFAALALTAAATLGLRTAATALLGPSDAERAALAERRAAVLAQRNRLARELHDSIGHTLTTSTIQAAAAADLVEADPAQVRRALGTIEEASRSALEDLDHVLGLLREEPATKEPARTLTEVDVLAVRARDAGLDVRLTVTGPVAALPAAVSREGYRIVQEGLTNALRHAGPGGVDVRVEAGPERLAIAVVNALPGVGPRPGRRGLAGLAERVEALRGELDAGPDGERWRLRATIPLRAGA; encoded by the coding sequence ATGCCCGGATTCCTCCATTCCCTGACCCGGATCGGCAGCTACCGCAGCCTGCTCCACGCCGCCGCGGGCGCTGCCGTCGCGGTCCCGGTGACGCCCTTCGCGTTCGCCGCGGCGGTGTCCGTCGAAGTCGACTCCCGGGTCCGCGCGCTCATCGCGTTGCTCGCCCTGGCCGTGCTGATGGGGCTGCTGGGCCTGCTGGGACCGGTGCGCCGCCTCGGCATCGGCCTGGCCAACACCCTGCTCGGCACCCGCGTCCCCGCGCCCGAGGGCCGGCCGGACGTGGCGTCGCGGCTGCGCTCGGGGCTGTGGCTCGCGCTGCACACGGCCGCGAGCGGCGTCCTGTTCACGCTGCTGGCCTTCCTGGGGCTCGGGCTGCTCGTCCCCGCGGTGTGGCTGACCGGCGGCCAGGACACGATCAGCCTCGTCTGGGACGGCGTCCCGCTCGGGGCGTGGACGATCCCGTTCGGGCTGGCGGTGGCCTTCGCGGCCCTGGCGCTGACCGCGGCCGCCACCCTCGGCCTGCGGACGGCCGCGACCGCGCTGCTGGGCCCGTCGGACGCCGAACGGGCGGCGCTCGCCGAACGCCGCGCCGCCGTGCTCGCCCAGCGCAACCGGCTCGCCCGCGAGTTGCACGACTCGATCGGGCACACGCTGACGACGTCGACCATCCAGGCGGCGGCCGCGGCGGACCTGGTCGAGGCCGACCCCGCCCAGGTGCGGCGCGCACTGGGCACGATCGAAGAAGCGTCTCGAAGCGCCCTCGAGGACCTCGACCACGTCCTGGGCCTGCTGCGCGAGGAACCCGCGACCAAGGAGCCGGCGCGCACGCTGACCGAGGTGGACGTCCTCGCCGTCCGGGCCCGCGACGCCGGGCTCGACGTCCGGCTGACCGTCACCGGGCCGGTCGCGGCGCTGCCCGCCGCGGTGTCGCGCGAGGGCTACCGGATCGTCCAGGAGGGCCTGACCAACGCGCTGCGCCACGCCGGCCCGGGCGGGGTCGACGTCCGCGTCGAGGCCGGGCCCGAGCGCCTGGCGATCGCCGTCGTCAACGCCCTGCCGGGCGTGGGCCCGCGGCCCGGACGACGCGGGCTGGCCGGGCTCGCCGAGCGCGTCGAAGCCCTGCGCGGCGAGCTCGACGCGGGGCCCGACGGGGAGCGGTGGCGGCTGCGCGCGACCATCCCCTTGAGGGCGGGCGCGTGA
- the rpe gene encoding ribulose-phosphate 3-epimerase, translating to MIAPSILSADFARLGEEIAAVADGGETRADWVHVDVMDAHFVPNLTLGLPVVKSLLASTDVPIDCHLMIDDPDRWAIGYAEAGAYNVTVHAEAAKDPIALAKNLRAAGAKAGLSLKPGTALEPWLDALKHYDTLLVMSVEPGFGGQSFIADVLEKVRTARRLVDTGHLKLIVEIDGGINAETIEQAAEAGVDCFVAGSAVYGAGDPGKAVAALREQAARGRAG from the coding sequence CTGATCGCCCCCAGCATCCTGTCCGCGGACTTCGCCCGGCTCGGCGAGGAGATCGCCGCCGTGGCCGACGGCGGGGAGACCCGCGCCGACTGGGTCCACGTCGACGTCATGGACGCGCACTTCGTGCCCAACCTGACCCTCGGCCTGCCTGTGGTGAAGTCCCTGCTCGCGAGCACCGACGTGCCGATCGACTGCCACCTGATGATCGACGACCCGGACCGCTGGGCGATCGGGTACGCCGAGGCGGGCGCGTACAACGTCACCGTGCACGCCGAGGCCGCGAAGGACCCGATCGCGCTGGCCAAGAACCTGCGCGCCGCCGGGGCGAAGGCCGGCCTGTCGCTCAAGCCGGGCACCGCGCTCGAGCCGTGGCTCGACGCGCTCAAGCACTACGACACGCTGCTGGTCATGTCGGTCGAGCCGGGCTTCGGCGGCCAGTCGTTCATCGCCGACGTGCTGGAGAAGGTCCGCACCGCGCGGCGGCTGGTCGACACCGGGCACCTGAAGCTGATCGTCGAGATCGACGGCGGGATCAACGCCGAGACCATCGAACAGGCCGCCGAGGCGGGCGTCGACTGCTTCGTCGCCGGCTCCGCCGTCTACGGCGCCGGCGACCCGGGCAAGGCGGTCGCCGCGCTGCGCGAGCAGGCCGCCCGCGGCCGGGCCGGCTGA
- a CDS encoding riboflavin synthase gives MFTGIVEEIGEVTAVEQLTNAARLRVRGPLVTSDAGHGDSIAVSGVCLTVVEVGGGEFTVDVVNETLQRSSLAKVATGDRVNLERATPAGGRLGGHIMQGHVDGTGVFLGRDENGVTTFALPAHLARYVVEKGSIAVDGISLTVAAVTDDRFQVALIPTTLEVTTLGGREAGDLVNLEVDVVAKYVEKLAEAHIRDQVHNRDGGTEERS, from the coding sequence GTGTTCACCGGCATAGTCGAGGAGATCGGCGAGGTCACCGCGGTCGAACAGCTGACCAACGCGGCACGGCTGCGCGTACGCGGCCCGCTGGTCACCAGCGACGCCGGGCACGGCGACTCGATCGCGGTCAGCGGGGTGTGCCTCACGGTCGTCGAGGTGGGCGGCGGCGAGTTCACCGTCGACGTCGTGAACGAGACGCTGCAGCGCTCGAGCCTGGCCAAGGTCGCGACCGGCGACCGGGTCAACCTGGAGCGCGCCACCCCGGCCGGCGGCCGGCTCGGCGGGCACATCATGCAGGGCCACGTCGACGGGACCGGCGTGTTCCTCGGCCGCGACGAGAACGGCGTCACGACGTTCGCGCTGCCGGCGCACTTGGCCCGGTACGTGGTCGAGAAGGGGTCGATCGCGGTCGACGGGATCTCCCTGACCGTCGCGGCGGTGACCGACGACCGGTTCCAGGTGGCGCTGATCCCGACCACGCTCGAGGTGACCACGCTCGGCGGCCGGGAGGCCGGCGACCTGGTGAACCTCGAAGTCGACGTGGTCGCGAAGTACGTGGAGAAGCTGGCCGAGGCACACATCCGCGACCAGGTGCACAATCGGGACGGCGGCACGGAGGAGCGGTCATGA
- a CDS encoding bifunctional 3,4-dihydroxy-2-butanone-4-phosphate synthase/GTP cyclohydrolase II encodes MSETSAAEPEAGWTPCGTGAVFDADAIERAIADIAAGRAVVVVDDEDRENEGDLIFAAEKATPELLAFMVRYTSGYVCVALTEAEADRLDLPPMYHTNQDARGTAYSVTVDAAEGISTGISAADRAHTIRLLADPASTAKDFRRPGHVVPLRAKGGGVLRRPGHTEASVDLARMAGLAPAGVLCEIVSQKDEGDMARRDELEVFAADHDLAIITIADLIAYRRRTEKQVERVAEARIPLAAGTFRAVGYDSLLDGIEHVAFVYGEIGDGQDILVRVHSECLTGDVFGSLRCDCGPQLEAALEAVAAEGRGVVLYIRGHEGRGIGLLHKLQAYQLQDDGADTVDANLALGVPADARDYGTGAQILCDLGVRTMRLLSNNPAKRIGLEGYGLRVTGRVPLPISPNPENLRYLRTKRDRMGHDLAQLEHYDQVGAASEHPEGGIL; translated from the coding sequence ATGAGTGAGACGAGTGCGGCAGAGCCCGAGGCGGGCTGGACCCCGTGCGGTACCGGGGCGGTGTTCGACGCCGACGCCATCGAGCGGGCGATCGCGGACATCGCGGCGGGCCGCGCGGTCGTCGTGGTCGACGACGAAGACCGCGAGAACGAGGGCGACCTCATCTTCGCGGCCGAGAAGGCGACGCCGGAGCTGCTGGCGTTCATGGTCCGCTACACCTCGGGCTACGTCTGCGTGGCGCTGACCGAGGCCGAGGCCGATCGGCTGGACCTGCCGCCGATGTACCACACGAACCAGGACGCGCGGGGCACCGCGTACAGCGTCACGGTCGACGCCGCCGAGGGCATCAGCACCGGTATTTCCGCCGCCGACCGCGCGCACACGATCCGGCTGCTGGCCGACCCGGCGTCCACGGCGAAGGACTTCCGCCGTCCCGGGCACGTCGTGCCGCTGCGGGCCAAGGGCGGCGGCGTGCTGCGGCGCCCCGGGCACACCGAGGCGTCGGTCGACCTGGCCCGGATGGCCGGGCTCGCCCCCGCGGGCGTGCTCTGCGAGATCGTGTCGCAGAAGGACGAAGGCGACATGGCGCGGCGCGACGAGCTGGAGGTGTTCGCGGCCGACCACGACCTGGCGATCATCACCATCGCCGACCTGATCGCCTACCGCCGTCGCACCGAGAAGCAGGTCGAGCGGGTCGCCGAGGCGCGCATCCCGCTGGCCGCGGGCACGTTCCGCGCGGTCGGCTACGACAGCCTCCTGGACGGCATCGAGCACGTCGCGTTCGTCTACGGCGAGATCGGCGACGGCCAGGACATCCTCGTGCGCGTCCACTCCGAGTGCCTGACCGGCGACGTCTTCGGCTCGCTGCGCTGCGACTGCGGCCCCCAGCTGGAGGCGGCCCTGGAAGCGGTGGCCGCCGAAGGCCGCGGTGTCGTGCTCTACATCCGAGGACACGAAGGCCGCGGCATCGGCCTGCTGCACAAGCTGCAGGCCTACCAACTGCAGGACGACGGCGCGGACACGGTGGACGCGAATCTCGCCCTCGGCGTCCCGGCCGACGCCCGCGACTACGGCACCGGCGCGCAGATCCTCTGCGACCTGGGTGTCCGCACCATGCGGCTGCTGTCGAACAACCCGGCCAAGCGGATCGGCCTGGAGGGCTACGGCCTGCGCGTCACCGGGCGGGTCCCGCTGCCGATCTCGCCGAACCCGGAGAACCTGCGCTACCTGCGGACCAAGCGCGACCGGATGGGCCACGACCTGGCCCAGCTGGAGCACTACGACCAGGTCGGCGCGGCTTCCGAGCACCCCGAAGGGGGCATCCTGTGA
- the ribH gene encoding 6,7-dimethyl-8-ribityllumazine synthase, giving the protein MSGDGRPDLKLDLSDCKSLKLGIVSTKWNAAITDVLLERALFAAKEAELEEEPTVVRVAGAIELPVVAQALARNHDAVVALGVVIRGGTPHFEYVCDAVTAGLTRVALDESTPVGNGVLTCDTEEQALDRSGRPGAKEDKGYEATVAALDSAHVLRALRQPWTERGFV; this is encoded by the coding sequence GTGAGCGGCGACGGCCGGCCCGACCTCAAGCTGGACCTCTCCGACTGCAAGTCGCTGAAGCTCGGCATCGTCTCCACCAAGTGGAACGCCGCCATCACCGACGTCCTGCTGGAGCGGGCCTTGTTCGCGGCGAAGGAGGCGGAGCTGGAGGAAGAGCCGACGGTCGTCCGCGTCGCCGGCGCGATCGAGCTGCCGGTGGTCGCGCAGGCGCTGGCCCGCAACCACGACGCGGTCGTCGCGCTCGGCGTGGTCATCCGCGGCGGCACCCCGCACTTCGAGTACGTGTGCGACGCGGTCACGGCGGGCCTGACCCGGGTGGCGCTCGACGAGAGCACCCCGGTCGGCAACGGCGTCCTCACCTGCGACACCGAGGAGCAGGCCCTCGACCGCTCCGGGCGTCCCGGGGCGAAGGAGGACAAGGGGTACGAGGCGACCGTCGCGGCGCTCGACAGCGCGCACGTGCTGCGGGCCCTGCGCCAGCCGTGGACCGAGCGGGGTTTCGTGTGA
- a CDS encoding PH domain-containing protein, with translation MCSVLAVALLAVFVVVAVLLRNGNTGVRFQRSDQAAMIGIGILLACGVMLFAIARVRADETGIEVRNVLMTRRFAWSDVLSVSFPDGASWARLELPEDEYHAVMAVQAVDRARAVEAVRALRKLHRAATS, from the coding sequence ATGTGCAGCGTGCTGGCGGTGGCGCTGCTGGCGGTGTTCGTGGTGGTGGCGGTGCTGCTGCGCAACGGCAACACGGGAGTCCGCTTCCAGCGCTCCGACCAGGCGGCGATGATCGGCATCGGCATCCTGCTGGCGTGCGGCGTGATGCTGTTCGCGATCGCCAGGGTGCGCGCGGACGAGACCGGGATCGAAGTCCGCAACGTGCTGATGACCCGGCGCTTCGCTTGGAGCGACGTGCTTTCGGTGAGTTTCCCGGACGGTGCCTCGTGGGCGCGGCTGGAGCTGCCGGAGGACGAGTACCACGCGGTGATGGCGGTGCAGGCGGTGGACCGGGCCCGGGCGGTGGAAGCGGTGCGAGCACTGCGAAAGCTCCACCGCGCGGCCACCTCGTGA
- a CDS encoding exodeoxyribonuclease III, which produces MRIATWNVNSIVPRLPRVLEFLEQTAPDVLCLQELKNSTEKFPAAEVEALGYEVAAYGLGRWNGVGIVSRVGLSDVVRGLPGEPSFEGAAEARAVGATCGGVRVWSVYVPNGREPDNPHYAYKLEWLEALRSLVASEVSGGPFAVLGDFNVAPTDADVWDIAVFAESTHVTKPERDALARLRDLGLSDVFPRPLKYDHPFTYWDYRAGNFPNNKGMRIDLVYGNDAFTSAVTDSYVDRNMRKGKGPSDHAPIVVDLDL; this is translated from the coding sequence ATGCGGATCGCCACCTGGAACGTGAACTCCATCGTCCCCCGCCTGCCGCGCGTGCTGGAGTTCCTGGAGCAGACGGCGCCGGACGTGCTGTGCCTGCAGGAGCTGAAGAACTCGACGGAGAAGTTCCCGGCCGCCGAGGTCGAGGCGCTGGGCTACGAGGTGGCGGCGTACGGGCTCGGGCGCTGGAACGGCGTCGGGATCGTGTCGCGGGTGGGGCTGTCCGACGTGGTGCGCGGGCTGCCGGGCGAGCCCTCTTTCGAGGGTGCGGCCGAGGCGCGTGCCGTGGGCGCCACCTGCGGTGGGGTGCGGGTGTGGTCGGTGTACGTGCCCAACGGGCGCGAGCCGGACAACCCGCACTACGCGTACAAGCTGGAATGGCTGGAGGCTTTGCGGTCGCTGGTCGCTTCGGAGGTTTCCGGCGGTCCGTTCGCGGTGCTGGGCGACTTCAACGTGGCGCCGACGGACGCGGACGTCTGGGACATCGCGGTGTTCGCGGAGTCGACGCACGTGACGAAGCCGGAGCGGGACGCCTTGGCCCGGCTGCGGGATCTCGGGCTGTCGGACGTGTTCCCGCGGCCGTTGAAGTACGACCACCCGTTCACGTACTGGGACTACCGGGCGGGGAACTTCCCGAACAACAAGGGGATGCGGATCGACCTGGTGTACGGCAACGATGCTTTCACGTCGGCGGTGACGGATTCCTATGTGGACCGGAACATGCGGAAGGGCAAGGGCCCGTCCGACCACGCGCCGATCGTGGTGGACCTGGACCTCTAG
- a CDS encoding S1 family peptidase produces MSSVRILGAACTAAVALTLAGGAVASAGVQPNIVGGTTAPAVSWGAQVYVNTPGRDFQGFNCSGTVVAARWVMTAVHCLDQDGSGMHVKVGSNTLFSGTQIAVDGKYESPNGDIALLHLASATSAAPITLGGADPSTGSTNQLYGWGRTTPTGPPASALKTANVQVTGRSSDAYGGRAIQSVGINGSAWKGDSGGPQVSGGVQVGVASTVQNQSGTNTRGTNNYASVASSRSWIRTTAGV; encoded by the coding sequence GTGAGCTCTGTTCGTATCCTCGGCGCCGCGTGCACGGCCGCCGTCGCGCTGACCCTCGCGGGTGGCGCCGTCGCTTCGGCCGGCGTCCAGCCGAACATCGTCGGCGGCACCACCGCCCCGGCCGTCTCCTGGGGTGCCCAGGTCTACGTCAACACCCCCGGCCGCGACTTCCAGGGCTTCAACTGCTCGGGCACGGTCGTCGCCGCGCGCTGGGTGATGACGGCGGTGCACTGCCTCGACCAGGACGGCTCGGGCATGCACGTCAAGGTCGGCAGCAACACGCTGTTCTCCGGCACGCAGATCGCGGTCGACGGGAAGTACGAGTCCCCGAACGGCGACATCGCCCTGCTGCACCTCGCCTCGGCGACCAGCGCGGCGCCGATCACGCTGGGCGGCGCCGACCCGTCGACGGGCAGCACCAACCAGCTCTACGGCTGGGGCCGCACCACCCCGACCGGCCCGCCGGCGTCGGCGCTGAAGACGGCGAACGTCCAGGTGACCGGCCGGTCGTCGGACGCGTACGGCGGCCGCGCGATCCAGAGCGTCGGGATCAACGGCTCGGCGTGGAAGGGCGACTCGGGCGGGCCCCAGGTGTCGGGTGGCGTCCAGGTCGGCGTCGCGTCGACGGTCCAGAACCAGAGCGGGACGAACACGCGCGGCACGAACAACTACGCGAGCGTGGCGTCGAGCCGGTCCTGGATCCGGACGACCGCGGGCGTCTGA
- the uvrC gene encoding excinuclease ABC subunit UvrC, producing the protein MADPTTYRPAPGSIPEAPGVYKFRDATKRVIYVGKAKSLRSRLNSYFADLSGLHPRTRQMVTTAASVEWTVVATEVEALQLEYNWIKEFDPRFNVRYRDDKSYPMLAVTLTEEFPRLHVYRGARKKGVRYFGPYAHAWAIRETLDLLLRVFPARTCSAGVFRRHGQIGRPCLLGYIDKCSAPCVGRVSADEHREIVEDFCDFLAGKTDVMIKRLENEMAAASEELEFERAARLRDDLGALRRAMEKQAVVLGDGTDADVVAFAHDDLEAAVQVFHVRGGRVRGQRGWVIDKAEEMDVPALVDHFLTQFYGDEADLDARDDVDAGPVVPREVLVPELPADADAVAEWLTGLRGSRVQLRVPQRGDKKALAETVQRNAGEAFTQHKLRRAGDLTARSAALTELQEFLALDTAPLRIECIDISHIQGSDVVASLVVFEDGLARKSEYRRFALREAAEEGDVASIAEVVRRRFSRYLKETAEGAAEDSAKPGLDPETGRPKKFAYPPNLLVVDGAGPQATAAADVLAELGITDISVIGLAKRLEEVWLPADPDPVILPRTSEGLYLLQRLRDEAHRFAITYHREKRSKRLQASELDSVPGLGQARRTALIKHFGSVKRLKQARIEEIEAVPGFGRRTAEAVVAALAGESGASNGTQAGE; encoded by the coding sequence GTGGCTGACCCGACCACCTACCGACCCGCTCCGGGAAGCATCCCGGAGGCCCCTGGCGTGTACAAGTTCCGCGACGCGACCAAGCGGGTCATCTACGTCGGCAAGGCGAAAAGCCTGCGCAGCAGGCTGAACTCCTACTTCGCCGACCTCTCCGGCCTGCACCCGCGCACCCGGCAGATGGTCACGACGGCCGCGAGCGTCGAGTGGACCGTCGTCGCCACCGAGGTCGAAGCGCTCCAGCTCGAGTACAACTGGATCAAGGAGTTCGACCCGCGGTTCAACGTCCGTTACCGCGACGACAAGAGCTACCCGATGCTCGCGGTGACGCTGACCGAGGAGTTCCCCCGCCTGCACGTCTACCGCGGCGCCCGCAAGAAGGGCGTCCGGTACTTCGGGCCGTACGCGCACGCGTGGGCCATCCGCGAGACCCTCGACCTGCTGCTGCGCGTCTTCCCGGCCCGCACCTGCTCGGCCGGCGTGTTCCGGCGGCACGGCCAGATCGGCCGGCCGTGCCTGCTCGGCTACATCGACAAGTGCTCGGCGCCGTGCGTCGGCCGCGTCTCGGCCGACGAGCACCGCGAGATCGTCGAGGACTTCTGCGACTTCCTCGCCGGCAAGACCGACGTCATGATCAAGCGCCTCGAGAACGAGATGGCCGCTGCCTCCGAAGAGCTCGAGTTCGAGCGCGCCGCCCGCCTGCGCGACGACCTCGGCGCGCTCCGGCGAGCCATGGAGAAGCAGGCCGTGGTGCTCGGCGACGGCACGGACGCCGACGTCGTCGCGTTCGCCCACGACGACCTCGAAGCCGCGGTCCAGGTCTTCCACGTGCGCGGCGGCCGGGTCCGCGGCCAGCGCGGCTGGGTCATCGACAAGGCCGAGGAGATGGACGTCCCGGCGCTGGTCGACCACTTCCTCACCCAGTTCTACGGCGACGAGGCCGACCTGGACGCCCGTGACGACGTCGACGCGGGGCCGGTGGTCCCGCGCGAGGTGCTGGTCCCGGAGCTGCCCGCGGACGCCGACGCGGTCGCCGAGTGGCTCACCGGGCTGAGGGGCTCGCGGGTCCAGCTGCGCGTGCCGCAGCGCGGGGACAAGAAGGCCCTCGCCGAGACCGTCCAGCGCAACGCGGGGGAGGCGTTCACCCAGCACAAGCTGCGCCGCGCCGGCGACCTCACGGCGCGCTCGGCGGCGCTCACCGAGCTGCAGGAGTTCCTGGCGCTGGACACCGCGCCGCTGCGCATCGAGTGCATCGACATCAGCCACATCCAGGGCAGCGACGTCGTGGCGTCGCTCGTCGTCTTCGAGGACGGGCTCGCGCGCAAGTCCGAGTACCGGCGCTTCGCCCTGCGCGAGGCGGCGGAAGAGGGCGACGTCGCCTCGATCGCCGAGGTCGTGCGCCGGCGGTTCTCCCGCTACCTGAAGGAAACCGCCGAGGGTGCGGCCGAAGACTCGGCCAAGCCGGGCCTCGACCCGGAGACCGGCCGGCCGAAGAAGTTCGCCTACCCGCCGAACCTGCTGGTCGTCGACGGCGCGGGCCCGCAGGCCACCGCCGCCGCGGACGTGCTGGCCGAGCTCGGCATCACCGACATCTCCGTGATCGGGCTGGCGAAGCGGCTCGAAGAGGTGTGGCTGCCCGCCGACCCCGACCCGGTGATCCTGCCGCGGACGTCGGAGGGGCTGTACCTGCTCCAGCGGCTGCGCGACGAGGCCCACCGGTTCGCCATCACCTACCACCGCGAGAAGCGCTCCAAGCGGCTGCAGGCGTCCGAATTGGACAGTGTGCCCGGGCTGGGGCAGGCTCGCCGTACCGCCCTGATCAAGCACTTCGGCTCGGTGAAGAGGCTCAAGCAGGCCAGGATCGAAGAGATCGAGGCGGTGCCCGGCTTCGGCAGGCGCACCGCGGAGGCCGTGGTCGCCGCGCTGGCCGGGGAGTCCGGCGCGAGCAACGGCACGCAAGCAGGGGAGTAG
- the rapZ gene encoding RNase adapter RapZ, with product MEVAVVSGLSGAGRSTAAKCLEDLGWFVVDNLPPELIATMVELGAQARGAITKVAVVMDVRSRAFTDDLASVIKDLDARGYKPRVLFLEATDAVLVRRFEAVRRGHPMQGDGRLADGITAERTLLEPLREEADLVLDTSSLSVHDLRAKIEDAFGSEASTQTRVTVLSFGYKYGLPMDADLVMDVRFLPNPFWIPELREHTGLDGEVRNYVLSQEGAEEFLDRYHQLLRLIGAGYKREGKRYLTLAVGCTGGKHRSVALSVELAQRLSKEDGMAVKVVHRDLGRE from the coding sequence ATGGAGGTCGCGGTCGTGTCTGGTCTGTCCGGAGCGGGCCGCAGCACCGCGGCCAAGTGCCTGGAGGACCTGGGCTGGTTCGTCGTCGACAACCTGCCCCCGGAGCTGATCGCCACCATGGTCGAGCTGGGCGCGCAGGCGCGCGGCGCGATCACGAAGGTGGCCGTCGTCATGGACGTGCGCTCGCGCGCGTTCACCGACGACCTGGCCTCGGTCATCAAGGACCTGGACGCCCGGGGCTACAAGCCGCGCGTGCTGTTCCTGGAGGCGACCGACGCGGTGCTGGTCCGGCGCTTCGAGGCGGTCCGCCGCGGCCACCCGATGCAGGGTGACGGCCGGCTCGCCGACGGCATCACCGCGGAGCGGACGCTGCTGGAGCCGCTGCGCGAAGAGGCCGACCTGGTGCTCGACACCTCGTCGCTGTCGGTGCACGACCTGCGCGCCAAGATCGAGGACGCGTTCGGGTCGGAGGCGAGCACCCAGACCCGGGTCACCGTGCTGTCGTTCGGCTACAAGTACGGCCTGCCGATGGACGCCGACCTGGTGATGGACGTCCGGTTCCTGCCGAACCCGTTCTGGATCCCGGAGCTGCGCGAGCACACGGGCCTCGACGGCGAGGTCCGCAACTACGTCCTCTCGCAGGAGGGCGCCGAGGAGTTCCTCGACCGCTACCACCAGCTGCTGCGGCTGATCGGTGCCGGCTACAAGCGCGAGGGCAAGCGGTACCTGACGCTGGCCGTCGGCTGCACCGGCGGCAAGCACCGCAGCGTGGCGCTGTCCGTGGAGCTCGCCCAGCGTCTGTCCAAAGAGGACGGAATGGCCGTGAAGGTGGTGCACCGCGACCTTGGTCGTGAATAA
- a CDS encoding gluconeogenesis factor YvcK family protein, whose product MRAVALGGGHGLHATLSAVRRVTPDVTAIVTVADDGGSSGRLRRELGLLPPGDLRQAFAAFAAEDGGTLWAEVFQHRFGGDGALAGHAVGNLLLAGLFEVLGDPVAALDEACRLMGVSGRVLPMSPEPLEIVGQVSGLDSEDPAALRTIRGQVAVASTPGQVQRVSLHSPGHSGRPPQACEEAVEAVLNADVVFLGPGSWFTSVLPHLLVPGLHDALVKTAATKVLVLNLVPQPGETAGFSPERHLDVLFEHAPDLRVDAVIADRDSVPDPANLRRAAERLGGRAHLGAVGDPEVAGRHDPDALARCMREALGLGRGGEHGGGAKGREGQ is encoded by the coding sequence GTGCGGGCGGTCGCCCTCGGGGGCGGCCACGGGCTGCACGCCACGTTGTCCGCGGTGCGGCGGGTGACCCCCGACGTCACCGCGATCGTGACCGTGGCCGACGACGGCGGGTCGTCCGGCCGGCTGCGGCGCGAACTCGGGCTGCTGCCGCCGGGCGACCTCCGGCAGGCCTTCGCCGCGTTCGCCGCGGAAGACGGCGGCACGCTGTGGGCCGAGGTGTTCCAGCACCGCTTCGGCGGCGACGGCGCGCTGGCCGGGCACGCGGTGGGGAACCTGCTGCTGGCCGGGCTGTTCGAGGTGCTCGGCGACCCGGTCGCCGCGCTCGACGAGGCCTGCCGCCTGATGGGCGTCTCGGGCCGGGTGCTGCCGATGTCGCCGGAGCCCCTGGAGATCGTGGGCCAGGTCAGCGGCCTCGACAGCGAGGACCCGGCGGCGCTGCGCACCATCCGCGGGCAGGTCGCGGTGGCGTCGACGCCGGGGCAGGTCCAGCGCGTCAGCCTGCACTCGCCCGGGCACTCGGGGCGGCCGCCACAGGCGTGCGAGGAAGCGGTGGAGGCGGTGCTGAACGCCGACGTCGTCTTCCTCGGCCCGGGCTCCTGGTTCACGAGCGTTCTCCCGCACCTGCTGGTGCCCGGCCTGCACGACGCGCTCGTGAAAACCGCCGCGACGAAGGTGCTGGTGCTCAACCTTGTCCCCCAGCCGGGGGAAACCGCGGGGTTCTCGCCGGAGCGGCACCTGGACGTACTCTTCGAGCACGCGCCCGATCTGCGGGTCGACGCCGTGATCGCGGACCGCGATTCCGTCCCCGACCCGGCGAATCTCCGGCGCGCGGCGGAACGGCTCGGCGGGCGCGCCCACCTGGGGGCGGTGGGCGACCCGGAAGTGGCGGGACGGCATGATCCTGATGCGCTCGCGCGATGCATGCGGGAGGCTCTCGGTCTCGGCAGGGGCGGGGAGCACGGGGGAGGAGCGAAAGGCAGGGAGGGGCAGTAA